The following nucleotide sequence is from Melioribacteraceae bacterium.
TTTGGAATTGTTTAAACGAATTTGAGATATGCACGGTATCACCGCCCCACCCTTCAAGAAGATCATACCAACCGGTTTCTTCAACCGGATCTCCTGCTAATGGGAAAACAGTTTCACGACCTGTATTCGGATCAATTAGTGGCCTGCCATTATGTGTTTTTCCATTAATTGTATTTAAAAATGACTCAACATTATATGGAGCAATCAGCTTGTCTTCATAGTAAGGATCATTAAGAGGAATTACAGGTTCATATCCTCGAAAAAAATTAAAACTCATTAACTCTATATTTTTATATCCTTTGTTCCATCTTCCGTTAAAAAAAGCACTATCGGTATTAGATGATTCAATGATCGGATTTTCGAGAAAAACATATCCGAATGCCGGAGGGAAGTTTTCATATTCATCATCAAATCTATCGCGATTGTATCCATAAACAAAATTTCGAACAGTGTCAATTCCTACTCCATCATCAGGCATACCGCCAATTGAGAGGAACGAATACCAACTGGTTATAAAATCCTTAATCGTTTTTCCACTTTTATTTATCATTTTTATCTTTCGAAAAACAACATCTCCCAAAACTCCTGTACCTTGAAAGGCAAAGGCAGACACTTGAAATTCTATCCCAAACGGGAGCGAATAAATATTTCCTGTTAAGACTCCGGATTTTAATGAAGAGTCTGCATCATTGGCAACAAAAAATACATGTTCATCACCGATGTAATCAGGTTGATCAACTCCTCTAGAAAAGAAACCATCTCCATCAATATCTATCCATGATGCACCATCTTCAACCGGCCATTGGTTAAAATCACTTTCAAGATCATCACGTAAATCTCCAAAGGGAAGAGTTTCCCAACCACGTTGAATTTTATAAGTTTTATTGCGGGGATTCTCCGGATTAGTCGGCGTACCATCATCGAACATTTTACCGGGCTGAACTCTATGATATAAACCACCGCTCGCTCTAATCAACACTTCTGTTTGACCGTTCACTTCCCCAACTAGTTGTAAACCATCAAACCAGACTAATGGTTTGAATGCTTTGGATCCGCCGGGCCATTTAATTGCACCGAAACCAACATCATCCAAACTTTCTGCTCCAATTTCTGTATTACTCAAGATCAATTTCATCTGGTTTATTGAAAGTGATTTTACTGATGATTCATATTGAGGTATGCTTTGCTTCATTAATTTATTTTGCAAGAGAAAATTTTCTTGCGAATAGAAAGTTGTTATAAACAATAGACAAAGAAGCGACTTAAATAATCTATATGTGTTATTTTTTATTAACATGTCTACATTATATTATATGATCCAATTACAATTAAGTATAAGATATTTTTTAAAAAATTAGACCGCGGGTTTAATTTCTAAGGAAATCCTCAAGGTTAGAATAATTGGTTATCTTATATCAAGAAATTCTTTAGAAGGAATTACAGCCACTTTCAATACCTTCGTTCCTATTCCCGGCATATCCAAATGAGCTATATACATTCCGCCTGCTACTATTTGATTGCTTCCATTTCTTACATCCCAATCAATGTATTTTGTTTGATCATCTTTTTCTAATTTTCTTATTAACTGCCCCGATATCGTAAATATTCTTATCGTGGCTTTCGTTGGTAATCCGATAAACCGTACATAATTTTGATTCGTTATGTTATTTCCCGCAAAGAACGGATTCGGGAATACACTGATCTCATCTATCTTCTCCTTACCGCTTTCGGTGTCATTAAAGTTAGGCGCTTCTAACGATATCTCAAATTCATCTCCATCGCTTAGAGGACGGAATGTCGTTATACGTATGATCGTTCCTTCTTCCGGTTGTTCTCCTTCGAATACTATATTCCCTACTCTATGCTGCGCACTGAAACTTCTTCCCGAGGTCTCAGGAAATACTTCCGGATATTCTCCATCCGGTTCGTAACAATAGAATCTCTCCCACATATTTGTCGTTTCATCTTTTGTCCATGCGGTATCTCTTAAGGTCTGATCAAATACTTTTATTATCAACCGCTTCGTCTCTTTGCCGTCTCTGCTTATCTGCCATATTTCAAAAGGCAATCTTCCTTTTCCTTTAGGATCATCATTTCGGAAAAAGAATAACGGTGAATAGCCGGTTGTATAATACTCACTTCCCTCTTCGGTAAAGCGTATTTCATATGTGTTATAACCGATATTCTCCGCATAGTTGAGATGACTCTTTTTCGGAAATTGTACTCCGCCTATTCTGAATTTCCACTTGTTTGTTGAATTATACTTGTTCAATAATTTCGTTGGCGTGTCTAAATATCCTTCTTCGTTTCTGATCTCCAAGATCTCGTTTACTGCATATGCTCTGTTAGGATCTATTGCTATAATAGAATCTCTTCCATAATCATTCATTAGTAAAATAAAACCATTATAAATTTGTTTGTCTTTAATATCCGGTGTTATTTGGTAGTTAAGCTTGGTAAGCGTATCCTGCGTGGCAGCATTAATCAAATTATATGCAATTCCAAAAGTTGTATCTACAAATTCGACTTTAATAGTATGTTCAGTTGTTGATGCCGGATCAATTATCTGAGTCGATACCGTTGCGTCCGAAACACCAACAGTTTGATTACTTTCAACATTCTCGTTTTGACTATAGGGCGAGCTGAAATCAATTTTTGATTTACCCGGAATTATTTTAAATATATTAGGCTCACTTTTTAAATAAGAAGGATCACTAAATCGCGAGTATGCATATGCCGATACTCCAAAATAATATTCACTCCCACTTAACAGCGGACCGTTTGTATATGCATCACTATTTATGTTTATAAATCGTTTTAAGCCACTATCACTCCCAAAAATTACCGGGACTTTTACACTAACACCATTTACAATTTGATTATCTTCAATTACCGTCACTCCGTTTACTTTATCGGCAATAAATATTGTTTCGGGATTATTGCCTAGGGAGTCACTATACTGCTCGACAATGTATCCCTCAAAGGTATATGTTGTGTCCGACAAACCTTGATTTTCTAAAAATATATCGAACTCATCAAAACTTTCTGCATTGCCTTCCCACCAAAGTGTAACCGATTGGTCATCTTCATATGAATGAGTAAGGGGTTTTTGAGGAATTAAATTTGTTCGGAAGCCTTCTAAATATGATTTCTTAACTGCTTTGGAAATTCTTCTTAATTTTTCTATTCCTAAGATGTTATCATCACCTTGAGCGGCAATGACAGCAATAACTACTTCGGCTGTATCAAAAGGTGCAAAATCAAATCCCTCAATCGCAAATTGACTATACTTATCTGACATACCGGGATTTGCAGTGTCTCCCGGCCATGCATTTGGATGATCATACCAGCCCGATTTTGAGACCGGGTCTCCACTAAGGGGCCATAGAGTTTCTTCCCCTGTATAAGGATTTACGAAAGGTCTTTCGTTATGCCATAAACCATTGATTGTATTTATGTATTCTTCAACATTTCTTGGAGCTCGTATTTTATCGTAATAATAAGCTGAATCAGTTACACCGTCGGGGACAGGTCCAAAACCTCGGAAATAATTAAAGTTAACCATCTCTAAATTTCTATAACCTTGAATCCATTTCCCATTATAATATGCGCTGTCATTAGGAGAGCCTTTGACTTTAGGTCCGTACACTAAGATATATCCAGCAGCAGGCGGAGCTTCTCCATAAATGACATCATTGTTCGTATAATTATATGTATACATTAACCCGGCCGAAGTATCAATCCCGGCTGCATCATCCCCGGGGCCACCAATATCGATATCGCTGTACCAGCTAATAACGAAGTCTTCTATTGTGTGATTACTTTTATTAATGAGTTTAATTTTTCTAAATACAACATCTCCCAAAATTCCGGTACCTTGTTTTGCGAAAGTTAGAACTTGGAATTCAATATTAAATGGATCCGAATATGTGGTACCATTGACTGCTAATTTTAATGAGGGATCTGAATCATTTGATACAAAAAATAATACTTCGTCACCAATGAAATCGGGTTGATCAACACCTCTTGAGAAAAAACCATCACCATCAATATCAACCCAAGGTGCACCATCATCTACAGGCCACTGATTATAATCTCTTTCAAGTTCATCACGAACAGCACCAAAGGGTAAACTTTCCCAACCTTTTTGGATTTTGTATATCCTATATTTTGAATTATTCGGATTATCCGGGGTGCCGTCATCAAAGATTTTGCCGGGTTGAAGAGTAGCACCAAAATTTTGAGGAAGGAAATATGAGTTTTGAATTAATGCTCGTGGTTCACCGTTTATATATCCTAACAGCTGTAAGCCATCAAAAAAAACAAGTTGCTTAAAAGCATTTCTACCACCAGGCCATTCAATAGCACCGCCTAATGTTCTCTTAATTGCCCCAGGATTAGTGTTTGATACCCAACACTTCATTTGGTTTATTGAAGTGAAACTGTTACTCATTTCGTATTGAACTGATTGCTTACTTTTTCCACTATTTATTATTAGTTCTTGCTTGTCCTGAGATTTTAATTCCAATCCACTAAAGCAAACAAATAGCAAAGCAAAAAAAAATATAAATTTTTGCATTCGAATCAGTCCTTCAAAATTTTTCTAAAAATATAGATTATATATGGAAAATGAAAACATAATAATATTTTCAAATATTTTACTAGTTCTTCAATTAATATCTTTTGTTTATTTCAAAATGTTGATATATTGAACAAATTTTTAACGAATATAAATAAGTATGAAAATTACTCGCCTAATCTGTCTCCTATTAATCCTAATAGTTTCATACAGTGCTCAAAACCGCACTGGAAAAGTAATGGGGAAAATCACCGATATCCAAACAGATGAACCACTGCCAAATGCAAACATACTTTTATATTCGGATGAAGGAAGGCTTAATCAGATTACCGGTACTGCATCAAGTCTTAACGGCAATTATGAAATTGAACGACTATCGCCAGGTGAATACTGGATATATGTTCAAGTTTTGGGATATAAACCATTGCAGCAGAATTTTGTAATTATATCGCCGCCAAGAACTGTCGAGTTAGATTTAGGTATGGAAAAAACTCAACTAAGACTTGATGAAGTTTTAGTCGAAGCAAAACAGGATACAAACTATAATATAAGTACAATAAGAATTGATCCGAACTTTGTTGAGCAGCTTCCGTCAATGAGCGGAGAAGCGGATGTGTACCGAGCTTTGACAATGCTTCCCGGAGTAACTTCTTCATCCGAGTTATCGAACGGACTATATGTGCGAGGCGGTTCACCGGATCAAACATTAACTCTGGTTGATGGTGTAACTGTTTATAATCCATTTCATCTTGGTGGTTTTGCTTCAACCTTTAACTCCGATGCTATTGAAGATATCAAACTAATTAAAGGTGGATTCGGTGCCGAATATGGCGGGCGAATTTCTAGTGTACTAGATATTAAATTAAGAAGCGGTGACCCTTTTCAAGATAAAGCTAATATTGGGGTTGGCTTAATAAGTTCTCGTCTTGCCATTGAAGGACCTATAAACGAAAATATTACTTATATGATTTCCGGTAGAATGTTATACCTTAATAAACTTCAGGAAGCTTTTTTGGATGATCAAAATTATCCGTTATATAATTTTTATGATATCAACGCGAAGATTTCCGCGAATGTGACGGATAATGATATGATTTCAATAAGTGCCTATACCGGTGATGATAATTTAACCTCACCATCAAACACTGAGGATGTTGATTATGATATCAGCTGGAAAAATACCTTTGTTAATTTAAGTTGGCTAAATGTACCTGCCCAAAATAAGTATACTCTATTTTCATTTAATTATACCAGTTACGAATTTAATACTCTTATTTTAGATAAAGCCCCTGATGCATTTAAACAGGATTTCTTTTCTACCTCTAAAATTGAGGACTATTCCATAAAGGGAGAAGGACAGTACTTATCGACTGAAAAACATTCGGTTAAAATTGGTGCTGAGGTTATCATCCATAGATTTAATTTATTGAATAACAATTTTTATACTTCCGAAATTGAAAGCGATGAGCGAATCGAAAATAGTTTAGTTGGTTTGGAAGGATCCGTATTTATTCAAGATGAATGGCGCATAACTCCATTATTAACTGCAAATTTAGGATTAAGACTATATGGTTTTCCTAAAGCAAGGTACTTTAGTCCCGAACCGCGTGCTGCTTTAAAATTTGCAGTTACTGATAAATTTTTTCTTAAAGCGGCATATGGAGTAGGCAATCAATTCTTACATTTAATAGTAAGAAATGATGTCGTTCTTCCTACCGACATGTGGTTTCCATCCACACCGGAAATTAAACCTACTTATGCACAGCAAGGAATATTCGGATTAGAATGGGTATCAAATGATAAACAATATTTACTGAGTGCAGAGGCTTATTATAAAGACATGCAAAAATTATATGAATACAGTGATACTTCAACTTTTACATTTGAGGAAAAAATTGAAAATCAACTTACCGAGGGTAACGGTGTCGCTTACGGTCTTGAATTATTTTTAAATAAACGATCGGGTGACTTTACAGGTTGGATTGGATATACACTTGCTTTGACTGAAAGAAATTTCGATAATCTGAATAGAGGTATTACATTTTATCCAAGATATGACAGACGTCATGATATTTCTGTTGTCGTAACTTATCAATTTTCGGAAAGTTGGGAGTTTGGGATGACGTGGAATTATGCATCAGGCCAAGCATATACGATGCCTACAGGGCAATATTATTTTCCAAGCATATATTCATCAAATGAAAACGGGAGAGATATTTATCTTGATTACACAAATATCAATGAATACAGACTCCCCGATTATCACAAAATGGATATAAGTGCGACCTATAGTTTTAATTGGTTTGAAGTACCGTGTAAGCTTAGCTTCAGTGTATATAATGTTTATAACAAACAAAATGCTTTCGCAAGATATATAGATTATGAATTTGACGAATCAGCAAATACGGCAACACCGGTTCTTAAACAGTTTACATTATTCCCAATTTTACCAACAGTAAGTTTATCGGTTCGATTATGAAAAACTTTTATATTAATAGAATCATATTTGTTTTTGTTTTATCATTTTCAATTTGGTCATGCAGTGATCAGATTGTTGATAACGACTTATCATTCAATGAGAAGGTTGTTGTTCGATCTCTGCTTGAAGCAGGTAAACCAATTGAAGTTTATTTCGGAAAAACATTTCCACCTAACTCTACATTCGATCCAAGTAAAACGTTTCTGGAGGATGTTAATGTTTCAATAAGAAACGGAAGTAATATTTTTCCGCTTGAGCATATTGGTGACGGTATATACGTGAATAATAATCTCATTGCTGTTAACGGAGAAGAGTATTCTTTAAATGCGGTTTGGCATGGAGATACAATAAAAGCACAAACTTATATTCCATTTTCTACAACATTCCAAAAAGCACAAGTACAAAGTGAAATATCTGCAGCCGGTGATTCTGTTTTTTATTTGCAAGGATTTTTAACTCCGCGAGAAAATGCCGTTTACGGTGCAACTTGGTCTGTGCTTGATGCTCTTGATACTGTGAGAATTGAAGATGACGTTATTCCTAATTTAGTTAGAGAAAAAGATGCTAATCTTGCCGGACTATTATTAATTAAAACAAGATCTATTCCTAACAACCTTGTAAAGCAATATCGCAACTCGTTATTTATTCGCATACATGCATTCGATGAGGTATTCTATAATTACTTTATTACACAAGACGCAAACAATGCTTCAACCAATATTTTTAGTCAATCTGGGATAAACTTACGTTGGAATGTAACCGGGAACGCTATTGGATTATTTATAGGTAAATCTGATTTTATTATTAAAATTCCATAAAAATATTATGAAAAAGAATATATACAAACATATTTCCGTAATTAGTTTGTTAATATCATTAAGCTTATCAGCCCAAGACAAAGCAGGGGTAGCCGGTGCACATGAACTATTAATTCCTACAAGTGCAGTTGGTTTATCTTTAAGTGATGCTTACATTGCCGGTATTTCGGGACTTGATGCGCTAACATATAATCCCGCCGGACTTTTTTATATTGATAATGATATCGGAGTTATGTTTTCTTATATGCAGTATTTAGCCGATATTAATTTCTCTTATGCAGCAATCGGATTTAAATTTGAAAACTTTGGCGTACTCGCCGTAAATGTTCGAAATTTGGATTTTGGAGAAATACCTATCACTACTGTTGAAAAGCCTTACGGCACCGGAGAAAATTTTTCTCCTACATACATAACAGCCGGAATTACTTATTCTAATTCGCTTTCGGATAACTTAACCGTAGGTGTAAGCGCAAATTTGGTCACTGAAAAAATACTTCAAACTACAGCAAATACTATCTCCTTTGATTTGGGTTTTCAAATAGCTAAGATGTTCGGTATCGTAGGATTAAAACTTGGCGGAGTGTTAAAAAATCTAGGTCCGGAATTGCAATTTGACGGAGCCGATCTGCTTTCTCAAACAGAAAGGTCAGGTACCGGTGGTATTGATTTTATAAA
It contains:
- a CDS encoding T9SS type A sorting domain-containing protein; translation: MQKFIFFFALLFVCFSGLELKSQDKQELIINSGKSKQSVQYEMSNSFTSINQMKCWVSNTNPGAIKRTLGGAIEWPGGRNAFKQLVFFDGLQLLGYINGEPRALIQNSYFLPQNFGATLQPGKIFDDGTPDNPNNSKYRIYKIQKGWESLPFGAVRDELERDYNQWPVDDGAPWVDIDGDGFFSRGVDQPDFIGDEVLFFVSNDSDPSLKLAVNGTTYSDPFNIEFQVLTFAKQGTGILGDVVFRKIKLINKSNHTIEDFVISWYSDIDIGGPGDDAAGIDTSAGLMYTYNYTNNDVIYGEAPPAAGYILVYGPKVKGSPNDSAYYNGKWIQGYRNLEMVNFNYFRGFGPVPDGVTDSAYYYDKIRAPRNVEEYINTINGLWHNERPFVNPYTGEETLWPLSGDPVSKSGWYDHPNAWPGDTANPGMSDKYSQFAIEGFDFAPFDTAEVVIAVIAAQGDDNILGIEKLRRISKAVKKSYLEGFRTNLIPQKPLTHSYEDDQSVTLWWEGNAESFDEFDIFLENQGLSDTTYTFEGYIVEQYSDSLGNNPETIFIADKVNGVTVIEDNQIVNGVSVKVPVIFGSDSGLKRFININSDAYTNGPLLSGSEYYFGVSAYAYSRFSDPSYLKSEPNIFKIIPGKSKIDFSSPYSQNENVESNQTVGVSDATVSTQIIDPASTTEHTIKVEFVDTTFGIAYNLINAATQDTLTKLNYQITPDIKDKQIYNGFILLMNDYGRDSIIAIDPNRAYAVNEILEIRNEEGYLDTPTKLLNKYNSTNKWKFRIGGVQFPKKSHLNYAENIGYNTYEIRFTEEGSEYYTTGYSPLFFFRNDDPKGKGRLPFEIWQISRDGKETKRLIIKVFDQTLRDTAWTKDETTNMWERFYCYEPDGEYPEVFPETSGRSFSAQHRVGNIVFEGEQPEEGTIIRITTFRPLSDGDEFEISLEAPNFNDTESGKEKIDEISVFPNPFFAGNNITNQNYVRFIGLPTKATIRIFTISGQLIRKLEKDDQTKYIDWDVRNGSNQIVAGGMYIAHLDMPGIGTKVLKVAVIPSKEFLDIR
- a CDS encoding PorV/PorQ family protein, which codes for MKKNIYKHISVISLLISLSLSAQDKAGVAGAHELLIPTSAVGLSLSDAYIAGISGLDALTYNPAGLFYIDNDIGVMFSYMQYLADINFSYAAIGFKFENFGVLAVNVRNLDFGEIPITTVEKPYGTGENFSPTYITAGITYSNSLSDNLTVGVSANLVTEKILQTTANTISFDLGFQIAKMFGIVGLKLGGVLKNLGPELQFDGADLLSQTERSGTGGIDFIKYDTPEFELPLQVQIGIAYDKKITEDYSISFSTAFQSSEYFNNEYKIGGEFSYDNLVYLRGGYTYIKEADENSDNNIFGPSFGAGFRIKGDFNVIVDYGFRQARFFSNNHIISVSLGF
- a CDS encoding TonB-dependent receptor, which encodes MGKITDIQTDEPLPNANILLYSDEGRLNQITGTASSLNGNYEIERLSPGEYWIYVQVLGYKPLQQNFVIISPPRTVELDLGMEKTQLRLDEVLVEAKQDTNYNISTIRIDPNFVEQLPSMSGEADVYRALTMLPGVTSSSELSNGLYVRGGSPDQTLTLVDGVTVYNPFHLGGFASTFNSDAIEDIKLIKGGFGAEYGGRISSVLDIKLRSGDPFQDKANIGVGLISSRLAIEGPINENITYMISGRMLYLNKLQEAFLDDQNYPLYNFYDINAKISANVTDNDMISISAYTGDDNLTSPSNTEDVDYDISWKNTFVNLSWLNVPAQNKYTLFSFNYTSYEFNTLILDKAPDAFKQDFFSTSKIEDYSIKGEGQYLSTEKHSVKIGAEVIIHRFNLLNNNFYTSEIESDERIENSLVGLEGSVFIQDEWRITPLLTANLGLRLYGFPKARYFSPEPRAALKFAVTDKFFLKAAYGVGNQFLHLIVRNDVVLPTDMWFPSTPEIKPTYAQQGIFGLEWVSNDKQYLLSAEAYYKDMQKLYEYSDTSTFTFEEKIENQLTEGNGVAYGLELFLNKRSGDFTGWIGYTLALTERNFDNLNRGITFYPRYDRRHDISVVVTYQFSESWEFGMTWNYASGQAYTMPTGQYYFPSIYSSNENGRDIYLDYTNINEYRLPDYHKMDISATYSFNWFEVPCKLSFSVYNVYNKQNAFARYIDYEFDESANTATPVLKQFTLFPILPTVSLSVRL
- a CDS encoding DUF4249 family protein, which encodes MKNFYINRIIFVFVLSFSIWSCSDQIVDNDLSFNEKVVVRSLLEAGKPIEVYFGKTFPPNSTFDPSKTFLEDVNVSIRNGSNIFPLEHIGDGIYVNNNLIAVNGEEYSLNAVWHGDTIKAQTYIPFSTTFQKAQVQSEISAAGDSVFYLQGFLTPRENAVYGATWSVLDALDTVRIEDDVIPNLVREKDANLAGLLLIKTRSIPNNLVKQYRNSLFIRIHAFDEVFYNYFITQDANNASTNIFSQSGINLRWNVTGNAIGLFIGKSDFIIKIP